From Halomicrobium salinisoli, the proteins below share one genomic window:
- a CDS encoding PPOX class F420-dependent oxidoreductase, with protein sequence MASIPEEFHDLFEKETFAHVAALPPDGTPHVTPVWVDYDDETGHVLINTVRGRAKERFFSEDPRVGLSMTDPDDPYRFLSVRGEVAEMYEDGAEEHIDELARRYLDVDEYPNEDENARVIVAIDPEHVATS encoded by the coding sequence ATGGCGTCCATCCCCGAGGAGTTCCACGACCTGTTCGAGAAGGAGACGTTCGCTCACGTCGCGGCGCTGCCGCCGGACGGTACGCCCCACGTGACGCCGGTGTGGGTCGACTACGACGACGAGACCGGCCACGTGCTGATCAACACCGTCCGCGGCCGCGCGAAGGAGCGGTTCTTCTCGGAGGATCCGCGTGTCGGACTCAGCATGACCGATCCGGACGACCCCTACCGGTTCCTCTCGGTGCGGGGCGAGGTCGCCGAGATGTACGAGGACGGGGCCGAGGAGCACATCGACGAACTGGCCCGGCGCTATCTCGACGTCGACGAGTACCCCAACGAGGACGAGAACGCGCGCGTCATCGTGGCCATCGATCCGGAGCACGTGGCCACGTCGTGA
- a CDS encoding class I SAM-dependent methyltransferase: MKGQEWYQADDVAQEYEAKRFSRGGQLIDRREKEAVLDAIGPVDGKSVLEVACGTGRFTVMLADRGADVVGLDISGPMLHQGREKARSADLAGSVEFMRGDAARLPFPDDHFDAVVAMRFFHLADTPAAFLAEMRRVSKEQVFFDTFNRFSTRSLYNWALPMGSRLYSRWEVDRLLDGADLELAGDEHDFVLPYGFYRKIPGSLAAGFRSIDTAIGASPVGDSLASVSYWDARV, from the coding sequence GTGAAAGGGCAGGAGTGGTACCAGGCCGACGACGTCGCCCAGGAGTACGAGGCGAAGCGGTTCTCCCGGGGCGGACAGCTGATCGATCGCCGGGAGAAGGAGGCGGTCCTCGACGCAATCGGCCCCGTCGACGGGAAGTCGGTGCTCGAGGTCGCCTGCGGGACCGGCCGGTTCACCGTCATGCTCGCCGACCGCGGCGCGGACGTCGTCGGGCTGGACATCTCGGGGCCGATGCTCCATCAGGGCCGCGAGAAGGCCCGCTCGGCGGATCTGGCGGGTAGCGTCGAGTTCATGCGCGGCGACGCCGCACGCCTGCCGTTCCCCGACGATCACTTCGACGCCGTGGTCGCGATGCGATTCTTCCACCTCGCGGACACGCCCGCGGCCTTCCTGGCGGAGATGCGCCGCGTCTCGAAGGAGCAGGTCTTCTTCGACACCTTCAATCGCTTCTCGACGCGCTCGCTGTACAACTGGGCGCTCCCGATGGGGTCGCGGCTGTACTCCCGCTGGGAGGTCGACCGCCTGCTCGACGGGGCCGACCTGGAACTGGCCGGCGACGAGCACGACTTCGTCCTGCCCTACGGCTTCTACCGGAAGATCCCGGGCAGCCTGGCCGCCGGGTTCCGGTCGATCGACACCGCCATCGGTGCCAGCCCCGTCGGCGACTCGCTGGCGTCCGTCTCCTACTGGGACGCGCGGGTCTGA